The window GGGCGATGGCACGCAGCTCCTGGTGGAGGAAGGTATGGGAGCAAGTGGAGGGAAGAAGTGGGCTCTTGGAACTTACAGGATCTCAAAACTCTAGAATCTCAAATTCCTTCCTAGGAACATAAACTCTAAATTCTTCCAATGGGAGTCTTAGAAACAGAGATCCTGCAAAGTCAGGAACATCAAAATCTAGACTTGCAGAACCAAAGACATGCTGGAACTTATAATTCTAGATGAGGACTCAGCAAACATTCTGTAAAGGCccacagagtaaatattttctaatttgtgtTCTACGTGGCAACGACTCCACTCTGCCATTATAGCGTGAAATCCTCCATAGACTGGACAGGCGTGAATGGGTGGGGCtaggttccaataaaactttatttaaaaaaacaggtagTGGGCCTAATTGGATCCACAGGCTAAAGTTTGCTGAGACTTCTTCCTGAATACTGCAATCATGAAGACTCTTGAATACATGTAATTCTGGAATTTTGACTAAACACAAtcccagaatctttttttaaaaaatgtattattaaagtATCTCCGACATACAGAAAACAACGCATATTGTAAGTGGCCGGCTTAGTGGATGCTTtcgtccatttgggctgctataacaaaatactgcagACTGGGGTGGTTTGTAGACagcagaaacttatttctcatagttccggaggctggaagtccaaggtcagggcCCCAGCATGGTCGTGTTCTGGTGAGGACCCTCACCGTGCTTGGTAGTTGGCACCCTTCACTTGGAGGAAGAGGCAGTGATGTGTCTTTTATAAGAACACATATGCCATTCGTGAGGGCTCAGGACCTAATTACCTTCTGAGGTCCCACCTCCTCCTTCCATCACCTCCAGGGGTTAGGACTCCACGTAGGAATTGCAGGgggacacattcagaccatagcccGAGCCCACCCCTTGTACCACCACGCAGCTGAAGAAACAAGACTTCCTGCCTCCTGgatcccttccccccacccatgcacacacacatcatcCTGACTTCTGGCTGCATAGACTTATTTGGCCTGGCTTTGTGTGCTACTTAAGGGAAATCATAGAGTGCATTCTCTTCTGTgcctggcttttttcattcaacattgaaTCCCCCACTCGGCCAGAAGGTACGTCCATCTTGGTCATGCAGCAGCGGGatgctctttctctttgctgTAGACCCACCACCATCCATCAATCCAATTTCCTATGGATGGGCATTTCGGCAGCTCCTTGTTGTTGGCAATCACGAATAAGGGTGCTGTGAACAAATTACAACTGGTCTTTGGCCAACACATTTCTGTTGTGCCTCAGACAATTCTAGGATCTCGAACCACAAAACAGAATCTTGCAGTTCTAGAATCCTAGAGGCATAGAAGTCTAGGCTCTTAGAACTACAGcattctcaatggggaatctTGCTCCTAAGGAGGCAAGAATTGGTTCTTGGGGAgcaacaaagattttatttttttatgtataaagcaTAGATGTATGGGCAGTACATAGATTCACACTGTATCTGTGGTACTAAAATGTCATGGGGAAACAAAGTAAGATTTTAAAAGTCTCTTTGGGGGGTGATAATGAAAAAAGGTTGAGAAACTGACGTAAAGGAATAGATGATTCTAGAATCTTAGAATTGcagtatcttaaatattttaaacaggcTTTTAGAATTTTTCAGTCTCAGAGTCTGTTAGGACAGATAATTCTAGAATCCACATTGAAAGCCATTGATTCTCAAGGCTAGAAGGAATTTCCCAGTTCAGCTAAGCCAGCTGCCTCCATTtagagatgagaaagctgaggcccagagaaggcctAGACGTGTCCAGCCACATACACGAGCCAGGGATGCAGCCAGCTTTCTCAAAAGCCCAGCTCATACACTCCCTCTACTCGGCATGACAACCCACTTTGGGCCAAACCCTGCATAGGGCCTGGAGACTCCAGCAGACCCAGAGGGGGCTCGTGCTCTCTCAGTGGTTCCTGAGGGCCTTGGGCACATGCCTGGACCCATGAGGCAGGATGGAGCACCTCCCCAGTTCCTGGCCCAAAGAGATGCCCGTTCCTCTCCTGTTGGCAGGACCCTCCCACCGCCTGCCTCTAGGGCCATGCCTTATGGCTGTCCCGCCTGCCCCCACCTTCTAGTAATGAGAGGGCCAATTACCAATTAGCAGAATCTGGATTGCAGAGGCACCAGGCTGTGCATTGTCGGCATCTGCAGGGATGCGGCCGGTCTGTCTCCAGCCACACACAgctggctctcccctcccccaacagtgCTTGGTAGCCCCCAGGGACCaaagccaactttttttttttaagatcctatttattcattcatgagacacacacacacacagaggtgaaggcagagggagaagcaggctccccgcggagcagggagcccgacgtaagggctcgatcccaggaccctgggatcacaatctGCGgactaaggcagacgcttaaccgactgagccccccaggtgccccccgacgCCAACTTTAAAACATACAAGGCGAAGAGGTCAGGAGCACTGGGCCTCATCTTAGTCACACCAGGAGCCTCTGGCTGGAGTTTATATCAACTATGCAGACCTGGGAACATGTCCCCACTCTGCTGTTcacttgctctgtgaccttgggcaagtaacttgacccctctgtgcctgtttccttaGCTATGGGTTAGGTGAATTTGAAGTTAATTATATCCAAAGAGTTTATTACAGGGTCTGGAACATGACAAGTCCTCAGTAAACCTAAGTGATTATTTATGTCTGTTAGGCTGATTACTCAGCAAGACTCAAAAGGTCAGGACAGTATaagctttttcttcctttcctttttttcttttttctttcttttcttttttcccgaaacagaaaaggaaaggggagcTGAGGTGAGCAACACCTTTgttcaaagcaagaaacagaaaaggaaaggggagcTGAGGTGAGCAACACCTTTGTTCAAAGCAAGGCACTTCCTGCCTGGGTGCATGACCCCAGGCAAGTGACTCAGGCTGAGACTGTTTCCTTGTACGTAAAATGCGCTTGACGGCAGAGTTGAGCTCAAAATACAGGAGCCGTAAAGATGGTGGATCCCATGACCAGGATCGTGGAGCTCACGGTGGGAATGATGGAGCTCATGTCAGTGATGGGGCTTATGGGGATGACAGGGCTTGTGATGGGAATGGTGGAGTCTATTATGGGGGTGATGGGGTTCATGGCAAGGATGATGGAGCTCATGATGAAAAAATCCATTCGGCGATTACTTTACAATAACTGAGCAAGGCAGAAATGGGCCGCCTCgtttttcagaagaggaaacgGGTCCGGAGGGACACCTGCCCGGACTCACGCAGCAAGGCAGGGGCGGAATGCTGACGTCCCACTGGGATGGGGGGGCTCTGACCCTGAAGGGTGGAGGCTGGACTCGAAGGTGAGCACCCCCGAGACACAGGTTTCTTCTCTGCAGATGGCCAGCCCACGAACCAGACCTCGGTCGACTCAGGTGAGCCCCGGCCGCGAGCCCCgcctccagccccgccccccgcccccgtcagaccgccccgcctccagccccaccccccgtCAGACCGCCCCGCACTCCCCTCCCCAGGACTCCTGGTGGCGCCGCTGGTGGCAGGGGGCGTGGCCGTGGTCGCCATCGCGCTGAGCGCCTGGGTCTGGAGCCGCCGTCGCAGCCGGCGCGAGGACTCAGGTAACCGCGCAGGTGGCGGGGAGGGCGGCAGACGGGTTCCGCCGGCGCCCCTGCCCCGCGTGGCGGAGGCGGGAACTGCAGCCGCTTGACCCGCACGCCGAGCGCGCCCCATCTGCCCCTTCTGGAAGGAGGGCGGGTGGGGCTGCGCCCGGTGGGCGAGAGCAGAGGTAGGCTGGAGAAAGCCAGGCTGTCTCATGGGATTTTCCCCTCTTAGACTGtgtcatccctccctcccacctttgcAGAGCATCCTCTCTACGGAAACGTCCTTTACCAGCCCCGGAGGGCCCCAAAGAAGACTACGGCGTGGCGTGTGGAGGGGCAGGTGCTGGACACCCCCAGGGCGGACCAGAAGAGCCAGAGCCTCTATTCCATCTCTttcccccagcctcccagcccccagcagcgCCTGGCCCAGAAGCCTTGCCCCAGCCCCAGGTCGAGTCACCCCATATCTACCGTCCGCGTCTCTCCTGACCCACGCCCCTCTGGGCAGCAGTGGCCAAGAGGGCTCCTTGAAGTGGGGAGAGGACTGGAAACCCCAGAAAAGATCCCCTCCCACCAATGGCCACGTGAAGATGTGACTGATTTCCCGAAGAGTCAGGGAGTCCAACGGCCCAGCCCAAGACCCCGTCCTCATTACTATAATGCCGGattcctccctcacccccagagcGCTCAATAAAGGCTTATAAAGGAGAGCCAGATTTTGTGAGTTGGGGGGTGTTAAAGATATCTGAGGGGTTGTCTGGGGGTTCCTGAGCCCCAGGATGGCTGGGGGACAGTCCACTGTGGTGAGGGGGCTCTGTGATGACTGGCCACCTCCCTCCTCTTATCCTTGGAGAGTCATGTCCAATTAGCAGAGAAGTGATGCCCCCGACCTCCACACAGCACCTTGAGCTGGAAGCACCCCCTTCCCTGGGTCGTTGTGGAGATGAAGAGTGACGGGGGACATCGGGGCTCCCTGGAACTCATCAGCCCCCCGGGTCTCCTGCCCGACTGTCACCTTGAAGTGACACCAGCTGGGATcggctcccttcccccacttctgCTGTTTCCATGGGGACAGATGTCCTTTCAGCAGCAGCATCAGGCCTCAGCTGCCTGCCCAGGTGCAAGGGAGGGGCCGcgtgggggcagggctggcctgAGAGCCTCCCCCCTCGGTTTCTCCATCTTTGTATCTGTATCAGCTGTGTCCGGGTTTTCCTCTGACCTCATACgctctctccctgcctgcccctaGCTCTCTTACTTGTGTTCCCCACCACCGCCCCGCCGCCCCCATGAGCAATTCAGGCTTCACCCCCAGCTGGGGATGCCACTCCCCCCTAAGGGTCTAAGGGTCACTCATCCTCTCCTTTCCCTGGAGCTGGGATCCCCGCCTCCCAGAAAGGACACTTGAAACACacaataacttatttattttccaggCCAGGGGAGTGCTTGGAGACACAATTCTGGTCCCTAGCACCCAAGAGAGGGCCAAGAAGGCAGCTCTGATGAAGACCAAGGGCCTGGAGGGGTGGCGAGTCTCTGGAAAGACTTCGAGCGTTTGCAGCCAGTGATTCTGGGCCCGCCCggtgcagggcaggggctgaAGGTGCTGGGGTCAGGGGGTCTGCATGACCACCGGGTACAGCAGGGCCAGATGCTCAGCGCCCTGCACAGGGAGCGGCCGGGAGCTGTAATGGAGGACCAGCTCCGGCACGCTGGCGAAGGGGCCACTGTGCTGACCCAGCACGAACTGGTTCTCTCGGGTCCGTGCGAACTTCAGGTGCAGGAAGCTCTGGCTGCTCCTGGGGGACAGGCGTCAGAGTGCCTTGAGCACCCCAGACCTGCTCATGCTGTCCGACCctaaggccccccccccccgtggccCCCAGAAGCTGGTGGCTGGCATTCCCAAATATTTCTGCTAAATGGCCACTTGGGTGCCAAGCTCTGGGCTTGTTCCCCATTGGCAGGGATGCCTTGCCCGCCTGTCCGCTCTAAAGGCTGGGGTCCCTTTCCTTGCTTCCATCTCTGGTGAGTTGAATGACATTGAACCTGGGAATGATCTTATCATCATTAATATGAATAAAACACTTCCTGTTGCCGGGACACTAGGCTCAacaattcctgtgtgtgtgtgtgtgtgtgtgtgatttaatcATGGCAATATTACCATGAAGTAGGTGCTGTTTGTAtcttcatttcatagatgagaaaagcaaggcccagagaggttgaggaaTTTAGCTAAGGTAACACAGCTAtaaagtggcagaggcaggattcaaagCGATTCTCCAAGCCCTCTTCAATCTTGCCCTTTCAGGAATCTCACAATCAGATGCCCAGTAGAATTTTGGAGCTTGTTATAATCAGACACATTTAGAATCTTAGGCAGAGAAGTACGTACAATCAGGATCTcaaactcaaatgcctacagGGCCACTCAGAGATTCTGGCCCCGAGAGACACTTCAACTTTTGGACTACAGGAGTTTAAAGGAAATAATCTAGTTCCCCACCTCACCCACAACCTAGATCTACTGGATGGCTTCCACTCCGCCTTCTTGCATACCTCCGGTGACAGGAGGCTCACTCTTAGTTGGAACCCTGCCTGTGGCCTCCGTGGAAGCCACACCCTCTGGCCCACTGGTCCCAGAAGTCCCCTCCACGGTTCTGAAAGCTTTGCTGGGCAGCCATGGAAGCCCCGCCCGCTCGCGCCACCTTCTGCTCCCACCGAATTAACCCGAAAGCACGAGGCAGGTAGTCCTGTGAGCCTCGGTCCCTTCAGGGGGCTGGGGCCTCACCTGAGGGATAGGGAGCAGTCTTGGGGACTGGTCTCGCTGAGCCGCACGAGGTAGCTGCCTGCCTTGCAGAGAGACAGGACGTTCTCGGCATCTGCCCGGCTCAGTGGGCCATGAAACCACCTAGGGGGCGGGGGCAGATGTCTCATAAAGGGCAACCCCCCTGCAAACACCCCCTGGGGGCTGGTGCAGGCACAGCCCTTTCCAGGACTTGCTCCAGGCAAACAAGTGAGAACAAGTCCCCTGGGTTTCTCAAGGGGAGCCCAGTTTTCAGGCAGACACGGTTTTTCCCTGCAAGGCAGCTGAGCCCAGGTCCACATGGAGCTGCTCCCTCCAGTTCAATAGATACAGCTGACCTTGATCTTCACAGCCTCCCTAGGTTAGGTCCCCAGGGTCCTGTTTCCCCTTCCCTAATCCCTCAAGTTGAATCACTTGCATCTGGCTTTCTAGAGATTTGCCACAACCCATATCCCCACCCACCTGTTCCATCCTTTACTTAATATTTGTACTGAATGGACTCCGAGAGAGGTTAGCATTTGCGAGCAAGGTCTCACACACACAGGAGCGCCAAACAGACTTCGCGGGTTTTGTATTGAAAGAAAACTGAACAGAGAAGAAACGTCTCCCCCTGTGCCTCAGCGTTCATCAGTCAGTTCTGTATGGCCCACCTAAGGGGTTTGGGAATAACGGTGATAAACACACCATGGTATCTTTTGGACTGGAGGGGTTTAAAGGAAATATCTAGCTCCCCACCTCATTGGGCTGGGCTCATTGGGCTTTTAGGGAGTTCCTGGAGGAACTGCTAGgctggagagacacagagaaggccCAGACCCTCCCAGCTGGTGCACCTCACTCCAGCCCAAAGTTGGGACCCCCTCAAAACCCTGCTCCTCTTAGTTCCATCCCCAGATCCGCTGGGGTTGAGGATGATTTCTCTTTACCCTCAGGCTCATGAGCGTCATCCAATTGAACAGAGAACATCCCCTTTTACTCTGAGCTGGGCACCATCTTGGGGGTTTTGAGCCctaggttcagagaggttaagtgacttgcccaaagctaCACAGCCAAGAGATGCAGAGCAGAGATTAGAACCCAGAATCTGATGCCAGAGGGATGAGACACCATGTGATTCTGCTCTGTACCCAGGCTAGGCGTCTGACACTGGCAGGCTCCGGCGCCCAGTGAAGACAGTGGAAGAGAGGAatgaagtgaatgaatgagtcatacttcccccagccccccagtccGAGGAGTGGAATCTGCAGCTGGTACGGGACGGAGAGGGATTCAACCCGGCTCCTCCAACGTCAGCTTCCCCACTCACGGCTGTTTCTCCAGGGGCAGGGCCGGGTCCACGCGCTCTGCGGGCTGGGGGCTTCTGGATGCGGGTCTCCGGAGCTCTTTGGCTGAGCCTGGGGTCCTTTCCCACTCAGGACTGTCAAACTGCACTGGAGGGGGAGGGTTAGAGAGGAAAGGGTTAAGTCCAACCCAcctgggaggggcggggccggggcaaGCCAATGCACTCTCAGTAGGAAGGCGGTGCCAGTTTGGGCAACCTATCAGAATCCAGGATAGGAGGGGCTGGGTTTAAGGGCTGGGTAGGATTGGTCCAGGAGCAACCGATCAGCCTTCAGAAGAAAGGGGTGTGGTCACTCCTAAGTGTGGTGGCTGGCGAGGGCCGGCCAGGTCCACGAGGGACGAGGGATGCCTTAGAGGGATGGGGTGGTCGTTCTGCAGATTCTGGCCAAGTCCTAGAGctagacccccccccccgccccaggtacGGACAGGTAGAGTGAGGCACTGAACCCCAGTGTCCCTCCCAGTCGTACAATTTCTGGGGCCAAGCTGGGTTCGCACAACTCTTCCTGGTCCAAGTTATTTTATTAAAGCTGACCGTAGTATTGTTAcccttttacagaagaggaaactgaggccacagACTTGTCCATGCTTCCCCAACTCAGGACTTGACCCCAAGCCCACCTAATGATAGTTACTAAGAAATGCTACCCTGTCCCCGCACAGCTCCGTGTGAGCACTTTCTAGCACCCAGTTTACATGCTCCCTGTTCTGTAGCTGCTATAAGGATCCCCATTTGATGGGTAAGGGAACTGAGACTAAAAGATAAAGCACCTTTCCCAAGTAAGTGACACAAATCCAGGTCTACCTGATGCCAAAACCTATCCCTATATTACAGTGAGCACTACAGGTGCCCTAAAGGAGTTTCTCTCCTCAAGGAAGATACAAGTTCTCCTAGGAAGATAAATTTGCAATTATCAGCCATTCACACTTTAGTGAGAATGAATAAACGACCAGAGTGGCAGGTGATTAGGGTCTATTTTATAAGTTGAATCAGAGGATATGACCAGAGCAGGAAACTGAAGGACATGGACATtcagggcctggggagggtcAAGGCCTGGGTCGGAGGGGCACCTGCAAACGCCTTGGAGATGTGGTCTTTCTTCCACTCCCAGGGCTGGTCATACTCATCCGCAGGCCGCTCATCTTCCTGAGGCAGCCGGCTCTGGCGAGGTCTCCTCCCAGAAGGGGCCCCATCTCCTGGCTCTTGGTCCTGCTCCTCATAGGGAGTGTCATACAGCTGCACCCCCTTGCATGGCAGTTCTGGGGGGCCAAGAACACTGGTCAGCTCCCACACCCACCAGGGACCCGGTCCCTTTCCCGAAAGCCCCGCTCACTCACCGCTCACAGCCCGCTGCGCATCATAGGGCTCCATGTAACCATCATCTGAAGGTGGTGGGTGAGGCTGGGCATCAAAGGGGTCTGAGTACTCCGTGTCGAGTTCCAACTGGAGAGAGAAGTAGAGAAGTAAAGGAGTGgcaagggctggggtgggggggaccaaGCCCAGCCATAGACACCCCCTCCTGGGTGATGGTGCACCTCTCTGGGTCGTGTAACTCTTCCCCTCCACGAAGCTCATTGTCCCCGGGGTAGGGAgtcctctctcccacccaccaGGGTTTGCGTACAGATGTCAGCCTCCCcgcctctctgcctccctgacgcacagccccacctccctccttcaaTAATTTTaatgtcagggtgcctgggggctcagtaggttaagcatctgcttttggctcaggtcgtgatcccagggtc of the Halichoerus grypus chromosome 1, mHalGry1.hap1.1, whole genome shotgun sequence genome contains:
- the TMIGD2 gene encoding transmembrane and immunoglobulin domain-containing protein 2 → MESLGTALVLLVQFWGATGLRVQQEPKWLRVTRGSQVTLACQVIQSQAWERLRVGWTKDDVSLCEPHITNGSLSLGVCGPRRLLSWKPPGNLTLQLDHVSLNDSGDYVCWVAVEIPKLEVEQGDGTQLLVEEDGQPTNQTSVDSGLLVAPLVAGGVAVVAIALSAWVWSRRRSRREDSEHPLYGNVLYQPRRAPKKTTAWRVEGQVLDTPRADQKSQSLYSISFPQPPSPQQRLAQKPCPSPRSSHPISTVRVSPDPRPSGQQWPRGLLEVGRGLETPEKIPSHQWPREDVTDFPKSQGVQRPSPRPRPHYYNAGFLPHPQSAQ
- the SHD gene encoding SH2 domain-containing adapter protein D isoform X2, which produces MAKWLRDYLSFGGRRPPPQPPTPDYTESDILRAYREQKNLDFEDPYEDSDSRLEPDPAGPGDSKGLGDAKYDSPKHRLIKVEAAAMARAKVLLGSPGEELELDTEYSDPFDAQPHPPPSDDGYMEPYDAQRAVSELPCKGVQLYDTPYEEQDQEPGDGAPSGRRPRQSRLPQEDERPADEYDQPWEWKKDHISKAFAVQFDSPEWERTPGSAKELRRPASRSPQPAERVDPALPLEKQPSSQSFLHLKFARTRENQFVLGQHSGPFASVPELVLHYSSRPLPVQGAEHLALLYPVVMQTP
- the SHD gene encoding SH2 domain-containing adapter protein D isoform X1 gives rise to the protein MAKWLRDYLSFGGRRPPPQPPTPDYTESDILRAYREQKNLDFEDPYEDSDSRLEPDPAGPGDSKGLGDAKYDSPKHRLIKVEAAAMARAKVLLGSPGEELELDTEYSDPFDAQPHPPPSDDGYMEPYDAQRAVSELPCKGVQLYDTPYEEQDQEPGDGAPSGRRPRQSRLPQEDERPADEYDQPWEWKKDHISKAFAVQFDSPEWERTPGSAKELRRPASRSPQPAERVDPALPLEKQPWFHGPLSRADAENVLSLCKAGSYLVRLSETSPQDCSLSLRSSQSFLHLKFARTRENQFVLGQHSGPFASVPELVLHYSSRPLPVQGAEHLALLYPVVMQTP